In Corynebacterium aquatimens, one genomic interval encodes:
- a CDS encoding IS1249 family transposase — MTPNRPRCPSCHGETKKNGPTPKGSTRWRCKDCGATFIRHRTDQTQARDFTAFHAYVTGTASLNDVAGTLNVSRRTLDRRFAPFWLIDVPNTPDPHRVYDQIFIDGTYTDAGCLLVAASRDHVIAWHWAKSESAHAYTQLLSGIAAPLCVVLDGGQGALSAIKACWPNTLIQRCLVHAQRVVRRYTTTRPRTDAGKAIYALALKLTTITTVDQAREWTLRLHDFAVVYKAFLNEKTLLPKERRTLNHQWEWTHIRVRRAYNSLVHLSRNNWLFTYLQPPTDALEPDRWAATTNSLEGGINAQLKRIADAHRGRSGERQRKMLEWYLHSKTQLPDAPLQIARQCRFGQDQLAKVPDLVTKDRNESDHQTGRPAFYDNAIPTDYEHSVGIRKGPLK, encoded by the coding sequence GTGACACCAAACAGACCACGATGCCCCTCATGTCATGGGGAAACAAAGAAAAACGGTCCCACTCCCAAAGGCTCCACTAGGTGGCGGTGCAAAGACTGCGGAGCCACCTTCATACGCCACCGCACCGACCAAACCCAAGCTCGGGACTTCACAGCGTTTCACGCCTACGTCACTGGCACAGCGTCACTTAACGACGTAGCTGGTACCTTGAACGTCTCCCGCCGCACGCTCGACCGCCGGTTCGCCCCGTTTTGGCTCATCGATGTTCCCAACACCCCAGACCCACACCGGGTCTACGACCAGATTTTCATCGACGGCACCTACACCGACGCTGGCTGCCTGCTGGTTGCCGCAAGCCGCGACCACGTCATCGCCTGGCACTGGGCTAAAAGCGAATCAGCCCACGCCTACACTCAACTACTAAGCGGCATCGCCGCACCGTTATGCGTCGTCCTCGACGGCGGCCAAGGCGCCTTATCCGCCATCAAAGCCTGCTGGCCCAACACGCTGATCCAGCGCTGTCTCGTCCATGCCCAACGCGTTGTCCGCCGCTACACCACAACACGCCCCCGCACCGATGCCGGCAAGGCCATCTATGCACTAGCGCTGAAACTGACCACGATCACCACCGTGGACCAAGCCCGGGAATGGACGCTGCGTCTACACGACTTCGCAGTGGTCTACAAGGCCTTCCTCAACGAGAAAACACTCCTACCCAAAGAGCGCCGCACCCTCAACCACCAATGGGAATGGACCCATATCCGTGTGCGTAGGGCTTACAACTCGCTTGTGCACCTTTCACGCAACAACTGGCTGTTCACCTACCTCCAACCCCCGACAGACGCACTCGAACCCGACCGGTGGGCAGCAACCACCAACAGTCTTGAAGGCGGGATCAACGCCCAACTCAAACGCATCGCTGACGCCCACCGCGGCAGATCAGGAGAGCGGCAACGCAAAATGCTCGAATGGTACCTGCACTCGAAAACGCAACTGCCTGACGCCCCATTACAGATCGCCAGGCAGTGCAGGTTCGGACAAGATCAACTCGCCAAAGTTCCCGATCTCGTCACTAAAGACCGAAACGAATCCGACCATCAAACAGGCCGACCAGCCTTCTACGACAACGCTATCCCAACCGACTACGAACACTCAGTAGGAATCAGAAAAGGACCCCTCAAATAA
- a CDS encoding UPF0182 family protein produces MATRLNRPRPSGGKSTNRLLTIVAIIGLIVFVTPMLVGLYTDFRWFGEIGYRGVFSKTLLTRVVLFLIFGLLGLGVSFAASYLVWRGRPSLPNAAIFDDPTSPAAQYQASVQNTVRGMLVWLPVFVGLITGAIGQGAWRTFLLWINSKPFGSADAQFGRDLGFYAFTLPALSALVGVASMLLIVAFFIALVGHYLLGGITVGNNIKGTKGSMTKAARIQLAVTAGLWMLVKAADYWLDRYALTYDQNDVFTGASYTDINASLPARIILVVIAVIVAGAFFASIVYKDMRVPILATVLMLGSSVVIGQAWPALIEQFSVKPNRAAKEAEYIDRNIKATREAYGLTDDKITYEQNWGSGDTKDGEVGNDSATISNIRLLDPEIISPTFTQNQQLRNFYGFPDTLAMDRYTVDGELRDFVVAAREVNPNALSENQRDWINRHTVYTHGNGFIAAQANIVDEAAQDAGSTRGGLPVFSWYDLQSKGNETREKAAQDLGIAVDQPRVYYGPVIASAEDGRDYAIVGDIGQGDLEYDTETTKFTYDGEGGVGIGNWVDRTAYALKYQEINLLLSDRVGGNSKILYDRDPRQRVEKVAPWLTTDSQTYPAVIDGRIKWIVDGYTTLSQLPYSRRTSLSDTTQDALNPEGTNQRLVNNNVAYIRNSVKATVDAYDGTVDLYAFDDNDPVLKAWMGAFPDSVKPSSEISDQLRQHLRYPQDLFKVQRELLARYHVSDPGVFFNNDAFWSVPNDPTAPEGRQEFNQPPYYIVASDPETHKPTFQLITPYRGLNREFLAAHMTVTSDPENYGKITVRVLPTNTQTQGPKQAQDALMSSDQVARDRTLWTGSNTLKNGNLLTLPVADGEILYVEPIYSQRKDQASAFPKLLRVLVFYKGRVGYAPTISQALNQVGIDSKAAQDIDLVGDEGEDNDGQPDQPDAEKAQAPSDQADKNDAPPAPAGPANQEEAVKRIDDALRNLESKRNGSFEEYGKALDELDKAVAEYQNMTK; encoded by the coding sequence GTGGCCACGCGCCTCAACCGTCCCCGCCCAAGCGGTGGGAAATCCACGAACCGACTTTTGACCATCGTCGCCATCATCGGTCTCATAGTTTTTGTGACACCGATGCTGGTGGGCCTCTACACAGACTTCCGCTGGTTCGGTGAGATCGGCTATCGCGGAGTGTTCTCCAAGACATTGCTCACCCGCGTTGTGCTGTTCCTCATCTTTGGCCTGCTCGGCCTGGGCGTGAGCTTCGCGGCGTCCTACCTGGTGTGGCGTGGGCGGCCGTCGCTTCCGAACGCCGCGATTTTCGACGACCCGACGTCGCCTGCGGCTCAGTACCAAGCCAGCGTTCAGAACACGGTGCGCGGCATGCTTGTATGGCTCCCCGTCTTCGTCGGTCTGATTACCGGTGCGATCGGTCAGGGTGCCTGGCGCACGTTCTTGCTGTGGATTAACTCGAAGCCGTTTGGTTCTGCCGACGCTCAGTTCGGCCGCGACCTTGGTTTCTACGCGTTCACGCTGCCGGCGCTGTCAGCGCTCGTGGGTGTGGCGTCCATGCTGCTCATCGTCGCCTTCTTCATCGCCTTGGTGGGGCACTACCTGCTGGGCGGAATCACCGTGGGCAACAACATCAAGGGCACTAAAGGGTCGATGACCAAGGCCGCCCGCATCCAGCTTGCAGTCACGGCAGGTCTGTGGATGCTGGTCAAAGCCGCTGATTACTGGCTGGACCGCTACGCGCTGACGTACGACCAGAATGATGTTTTCACCGGCGCGTCCTACACCGACATCAACGCCAGCCTGCCCGCCCGCATCATTTTGGTTGTCATCGCCGTGATCGTCGCGGGCGCGTTCTTCGCCTCCATCGTGTACAAGGACATGCGCGTGCCCATCCTGGCAACCGTTTTAATGCTGGGTTCGTCTGTGGTCATCGGCCAAGCATGGCCGGCATTGATTGAACAGTTCTCCGTAAAACCGAACCGTGCGGCGAAGGAAGCTGAGTACATCGACCGCAACATCAAGGCCACGCGCGAGGCGTACGGGCTGACGGACGACAAGATCACCTATGAGCAGAACTGGGGATCCGGGGACACCAAAGACGGGGAGGTGGGCAACGATAGCGCCACGATTTCTAACATCCGCCTGCTAGATCCAGAGATTATTTCCCCGACGTTTACGCAGAACCAGCAGCTGCGTAACTTCTACGGATTCCCCGATACGTTGGCAATGGACCGCTACACCGTCGATGGTGAGCTGCGGGACTTTGTTGTTGCCGCACGTGAGGTCAACCCCAATGCCCTGAGTGAAAACCAGCGTGACTGGATCAACCGCCACACCGTCTACACCCACGGAAACGGCTTCATCGCCGCGCAGGCAAACATCGTGGACGAGGCGGCCCAGGATGCGGGGTCCACCCGCGGTGGCCTCCCAGTGTTCTCCTGGTATGACTTGCAGTCCAAGGGCAACGAGACTCGTGAGAAGGCCGCCCAGGACCTAGGCATCGCGGTGGACCAGCCACGTGTCTACTACGGTCCCGTCATCGCCTCTGCTGAGGACGGCCGGGATTACGCGATCGTCGGTGACATCGGTCAGGGCGACCTGGAATACGACACGGAAACCACTAAGTTCACCTACGACGGTGAAGGTGGCGTGGGCATTGGCAACTGGGTGGACCGCACCGCCTATGCGCTGAAGTACCAGGAGATCAACTTGCTCCTGTCTGACCGCGTGGGCGGCAACTCCAAGATTCTCTACGACCGCGACCCGCGCCAGCGCGTTGAAAAGGTTGCGCCGTGGCTCACCACCGATTCCCAGACGTACCCCGCGGTTATCGACGGCCGGATTAAGTGGATCGTCGATGGCTACACGACGCTGTCGCAGCTGCCATATTCCCGCCGCACGTCCCTGTCGGATACAACGCAAGATGCTCTCAACCCCGAAGGGACTAACCAGCGCCTTGTGAACAACAACGTCGCGTACATCCGCAACTCCGTCAAGGCCACTGTGGATGCGTACGACGGAACGGTGGACCTGTACGCCTTCGATGACAATGACCCCGTGCTGAAGGCGTGGATGGGGGCTTTCCCGGATTCGGTTAAGCCCAGCAGCGAAATCTCTGATCAGCTGCGCCAGCACCTGCGTTACCCGCAGGATCTGTTCAAGGTCCAACGTGAGCTGCTTGCCCGCTACCACGTGTCTGATCCCGGCGTGTTCTTCAACAACGACGCATTCTGGTCGGTGCCCAACGATCCGACAGCGCCGGAAGGCCGCCAGGAATTCAACCAGCCTCCGTACTACATCGTGGCGTCTGATCCGGAGACCCACAAACCAACGTTCCAGTTGATCACCCCGTACCGCGGCCTGAACCGCGAGTTCTTGGCGGCGCACATGACCGTGACCTCTGACCCGGAGAACTATGGCAAGATCACCGTGCGCGTGCTGCCCACGAACACCCAAACCCAGGGTCCGAAACAGGCCCAGGATGCACTGATGTCTTCCGACCAGGTGGCGCGTGACCGCACGTTGTGGACAGGGTCCAACACGTTGAAGAACGGTAACCTGCTCACCCTTCCGGTGGCTGACGGTGAAATCCTTTACGTTGAGCCGATCTACTCGCAGCGCAAGGACCAGGCATCCGCGTTCCCGAAGCTGCTTCGCGTGCTTGTCTTCTACAAGGGCCGCGTGGGTTACGCGCCGACCATTTCCCAGGCGCTCAACCAGGTCGGCATCGATTCGAAGGCTGCCCAGGACATCGACCTCGTCGGTGATGAAGGCGAGGACAACGACGGTCAGCCGGACCAACCAGACGCGGAGAAGGCCCAGGCACCGTCCGACCAAGCAGACAAGAACGACGCCCCACCGGCACCCGCGGGCCCAGCCAACCAGGAGGAAGCCGTCAAGCGTATCGACGACGCCCTGCGCAACCTTGAATCCAAGCGCAACGGCAGCTTCGAGGAATACGGCAAGGCTCTCGACGAACTGGACAAAGCAGTCGCCGAATACCAGAACATGACCAAGTAG
- the mobF gene encoding MobF family relaxase produces MMSIRVVNAGDGYAYLLRNVATADVDTETKTKLGDYYQATGTPPGRWYGRGLTGLDSTAITAGTTVTQEHMAALYGEGLHPEADSRIANGASIADVQLGRAYPFYSGGHQVLKELSTMEKQFRYHAGRRPTEQERNTIAVDVARKHYSDETGYSNATPKEILAWVNEKKNSVRQATAGFDLTFSPAKSISVLWALGDEETRKTIEAVHNECVSACLDWLDETALRTRCEVNGVKKLTRTRGLIAAQFVHYDTRSGDPDLHTHCLVSNKVQGPDGKWRSIEGMSLMKSAVAASTHYNALMMQRLGDELDLAFTNYETDPAKQPVWEIAGIDPKMIAHFSKRRAGARPRYEQLREAYRQTHGRTPGLRASRKLWQQAVLDTRPSKDTAQSLESLRQTWQAEARQFFGNSATDAVEKMSLTHLMPEQLHRRLTPTGGVILLLNRRNQRLLLQYRGAPNSDATTSTLLWSRNFLPGFSPPSANAPSPPHTSWTEL; encoded by the coding sequence ATGATGTCGATTCGAGTGGTCAACGCAGGAGATGGGTACGCCTATCTCCTACGCAACGTTGCCACTGCCGACGTTGACACAGAGACAAAAACCAAACTCGGTGACTACTACCAAGCCACCGGTACTCCCCCTGGCCGCTGGTACGGGCGCGGACTCACCGGCCTCGACTCCACTGCCATTACAGCAGGCACAACTGTCACCCAGGAGCACATGGCTGCACTCTACGGCGAGGGGCTTCACCCCGAGGCCGATTCCCGTATCGCCAACGGCGCGTCCATTGCTGACGTACAACTCGGTCGCGCCTACCCGTTCTACTCCGGCGGCCATCAGGTACTCAAAGAGCTATCGACCATGGAGAAACAGTTCCGTTACCACGCTGGGCGCAGGCCCACCGAGCAGGAACGAAACACCATCGCGGTCGATGTCGCACGCAAGCACTACAGCGACGAAACCGGCTACTCGAATGCGACGCCAAAGGAGATTCTGGCGTGGGTCAACGAGAAGAAAAACTCCGTTCGCCAGGCTACTGCTGGCTTCGACCTGACGTTTTCACCAGCGAAGTCTATCTCTGTGCTGTGGGCACTCGGCGACGAGGAGACGCGGAAAACCATTGAGGCCGTTCACAATGAGTGCGTCTCTGCTTGCCTGGATTGGCTCGATGAGACAGCACTGCGTACCCGCTGTGAGGTCAATGGAGTCAAGAAGTTAACGCGCACGCGCGGCCTCATTGCCGCACAGTTTGTCCATTACGACACCCGTAGCGGTGATCCGGATCTTCACACGCACTGCCTGGTTTCAAACAAAGTCCAAGGCCCCGACGGAAAGTGGCGGAGCATTGAAGGAATGTCGTTGATGAAGTCTGCCGTTGCCGCATCCACCCACTACAACGCACTCATGATGCAGCGACTAGGAGATGAACTCGACCTCGCGTTTACTAACTATGAGACCGACCCTGCCAAACAACCCGTGTGGGAAATCGCAGGCATTGATCCCAAGATGATTGCTCATTTCTCCAAACGACGCGCTGGCGCGCGTCCACGATATGAGCAACTTCGAGAAGCCTACCGGCAGACACACGGGCGGACACCGGGACTGCGCGCGAGCCGAAAGCTCTGGCAACAAGCCGTGTTGGATACTCGACCGAGCAAGGACACAGCGCAATCACTGGAATCCTTGCGTCAAACATGGCAGGCCGAAGCCCGACAGTTCTTCGGCAACTCGGCTACCGACGCGGTGGAAAAAATGTCTCTCACGCACCTGATGCCCGAGCAATTGCACCGGCGGTTGACTCCGACGGGTGGGGTGATTTTGTTACTGAACAGGCGGAATCAGCGATTGCTCTTGCAGTATCGCGGCGCTCCGAATTCCGACGCCACCACCTCCACACTGCTGTGGAGCAGGAACTTTCTTCCTGGATTTTCCCCTCCCAGCGCGAACGCGCCCTCGCCACCGCACACGTCATGGACAGAGCTTTAG
- a CDS encoding PPA1309 family protein, with product MSDRAHTQQALNAAMSEAVEYARNLAPLSRPVLFALVPTVVLAGSLQRSLDDESAPLTLVVQDELPEELVSGSDELAAYIASTQWPDAVEGVILAQEIRFRDPSSTPVDDGAARPALLVSGVLRAGPETTLLSIPQDNGADELRGGDAVAPAVISALRYSLGRFDGHATTPPAAF from the coding sequence GTGTCCGATCGTGCCCATACCCAACAAGCGCTTAACGCGGCGATGAGCGAAGCTGTGGAGTACGCAAGAAACCTCGCCCCGCTTTCGCGGCCGGTGCTGTTCGCTTTAGTTCCCACGGTTGTTCTTGCGGGTTCTTTGCAGCGCTCGCTTGACGACGAATCGGCGCCGCTGACACTGGTGGTTCAAGATGAACTCCCGGAAGAGCTTGTGTCCGGAAGTGATGAGTTAGCCGCCTACATTGCCAGTACACAGTGGCCGGACGCGGTTGAAGGCGTCATCTTGGCCCAGGAGATCCGCTTTCGGGACCCAAGCTCCACGCCGGTCGACGACGGTGCTGCCCGTCCCGCGCTGCTTGTCTCAGGTGTATTGCGCGCAGGTCCGGAGACCACGTTGCTGAGCATCCCCCAGGACAACGGGGCAGATGAACTCCGCGGGGGTGACGCGGTTGCTCCGGCAGTGATTTCGGCTCTCCGATATAGTTTGGGGAGGTTCGACGGGCACGCTACTACCCCGCCCGCCGCGTTCTAA
- a CDS encoding ISL3 family transposase yields MQPSSNIVADTICRTAELGLAITNAAHNDECTVIDCETLDPINACPSCQQPGLLRDHTYRQLVDLPVVGFPTRLRVRVPRYLCSNDSCAQQIFRASLSCADDRSKVTHRVVRWILQRLAIDRMSVAATAKALGISWQLTCDLALSMARALVADPDHLAGVRVIGVDEHKWAHNRKAAGGGFVTVIVDMTYQHTGQPARLLDVIPGRSAEVLTRWINQRPKIFRDQVEVITMDGFQGYATAADEALPQARRVMDPFHVVRLAGDKVTACRQRLQRETYGRRGRTNDPLYKNRRTMLTRIDFLTGEQQHRLDVLFNYDDDYAVLQETWLVYQEIIDCYEDPNKTRAKTKMRRLINRLRGLRQAGLDELAQLGRTLHKRRADILAFFDIGASNGPVEAINGRLEHLRGIALGFRNINHYILRCLIHSGGLQPKINAL; encoded by the coding sequence ATGCAGCCTAGTTCCAACATCGTCGCCGACACCATTTGCCGCACCGCGGAGCTTGGGTTGGCGATCACCAATGCCGCGCACAACGACGAGTGCACCGTTATCGACTGTGAAACGCTCGACCCGATCAATGCCTGCCCGTCGTGTCAGCAACCGGGCTTGTTGCGCGATCACACCTACCGGCAACTGGTGGATCTGCCGGTGGTCGGGTTTCCCACCCGGCTGCGGGTGCGGGTGCCGCGGTATCTATGCAGCAACGATTCCTGCGCCCAGCAGATTTTCCGGGCTTCGCTTTCCTGCGCTGATGACCGCTCGAAGGTCACCCACCGGGTGGTGCGCTGGATCCTGCAGCGCTTAGCGATCGACCGGATGAGCGTTGCCGCCACCGCCAAAGCACTCGGGATTAGCTGGCAGCTGACATGCGATCTCGCATTGTCCATGGCCAGAGCCCTCGTCGCCGACCCCGACCACTTGGCCGGGGTGCGCGTCATCGGGGTTGACGAGCACAAGTGGGCCCACAACCGCAAGGCTGCCGGCGGCGGGTTCGTCACCGTGATCGTGGACATGACTTACCAGCACACCGGCCAACCGGCCAGGTTGCTTGATGTCATCCCGGGCAGAAGCGCCGAAGTGCTCACCCGCTGGATCAACCAACGTCCGAAAATCTTCCGCGACCAGGTGGAGGTGATCACCATGGACGGGTTTCAGGGTTACGCCACCGCAGCCGATGAAGCCCTGCCTCAGGCCAGGCGGGTGATGGACCCGTTTCACGTGGTGCGTCTTGCCGGCGACAAAGTCACCGCGTGTCGGCAGCGGCTGCAGCGTGAAACCTACGGCAGGCGCGGCAGAACCAACGACCCGTTATATAAAAACCGCCGCACCATGCTCACCCGCATCGATTTTTTAACCGGTGAGCAGCAGCACCGCCTGGATGTGTTGTTCAACTACGACGACGACTACGCCGTGCTGCAAGAAACGTGGCTGGTGTACCAGGAGATCATCGACTGCTACGAAGACCCGAACAAGACCCGCGCGAAAACGAAGATGCGCCGGTTGATCAACCGGCTGCGCGGGCTACGACAAGCCGGGCTTGATGAACTCGCCCAACTCGGTCGTACCCTGCACAAACGCCGCGCCGACATCCTCGCGTTCTTCGACATCGGCGCCTCCAACGGCCCGGTCGAAGCCATCAACGGCCGCCTCGAGCACCTCCGCGGCATCGCCCTCGGATTCCGCAACATCAACCACTACATCTTGCGGTGCCTAATCCACTCCGGAGGCCTCCAACCCAAGATCAACGCACTCTAA
- a CDS encoding ATP-dependent DNA helicase: MDRALESAVRLTPQPSYRIPGRLLTEDGELFDRSADQVVYTSADILAAENTVLDSAVEPTAHVVTNAEIDRALARHQQAKGFALNAGQEALTRHLLSAGMQTVAGVGPAGTGKTASMAVVADTWRNSGKQVFALAPSAVAAKTLGGDINETGHTLASLTYRWRGRIGSSPKNVDAIQRAIGKTIRPGDMLLVDEAGMASTDDLAAIVEIAEETGAVVRMVGDPYQLDAVETGGLFRTVCKRTSAVELDQVMRQGDDTAQAHAGLKTRRGDASGLDEYDRRGWISGGTRSDMVSGAVDAWLADFDRGRSTLLVASTNAVVDDANTRIQRELIDRGKVQASAGWLARLLRKNPPQAQLGDHHTAYVGDTILTRRNQVMRQPDGSEHKILNGQKWQIDRIGKDGSITAINTENGRGIVLDADYVRQHCQLGYASTIHRAQGVTVDTTHAVVDSTTDRRGLYVALTRGRAENHVWAITDTSIDEAEEEAHLHMDGDAQAPTARDVLTRAVHRDHGHVAATDIAENLANQDSDPQRQRQLYRTAVQALAADYAASATEHLLDELPINAANRIDQQAVSRIRTAAGRAALRGVDLRDRLAQVCRYDATERDLGAVIASRIDQLHSPGSPLKDTHIPPMTPTTDMQLHAFAVELSTQLENVTVTETPERKVQENNDSKHSREQLREMFRARVRTAAQEAAAQGPARRAAAHEHTNQSTIPQIEYETSQDSDFEL; this comes from the coding sequence ATGGACAGAGCTTTAGAGTCTGCTGTACGCCTGACCCCACAGCCGTCCTACCGTATTCCCGGTCGACTGCTTACCGAAGATGGTGAACTATTTGACCGCAGCGCCGACCAGGTTGTCTACACCAGCGCCGACATACTTGCGGCGGAAAACACTGTCCTGGACTCGGCTGTCGAGCCAACAGCTCACGTTGTCACCAACGCCGAGATTGACCGTGCTCTGGCACGCCACCAGCAAGCTAAAGGGTTTGCACTCAATGCTGGGCAGGAAGCGCTGACGCGGCACCTGCTGTCTGCCGGAATGCAAACGGTCGCCGGTGTTGGCCCCGCCGGCACCGGTAAGACGGCCTCGATGGCCGTTGTCGCCGACACGTGGAGAAACTCAGGTAAACAGGTTTTCGCGCTCGCCCCGTCGGCGGTCGCTGCCAAGACTCTCGGCGGAGACATCAACGAAACTGGCCATACGTTGGCGTCACTGACCTACCGCTGGCGCGGGAGGATTGGTTCAAGCCCGAAGAATGTGGACGCAATCCAGCGTGCGATTGGTAAGACTATTCGACCTGGCGACATGCTGCTCGTTGATGAAGCGGGCATGGCAAGCACAGATGATTTGGCCGCCATTGTCGAAATCGCGGAGGAAACAGGCGCAGTCGTGCGTATGGTCGGTGACCCCTACCAGCTTGACGCGGTGGAAACCGGTGGCCTGTTCCGTACCGTATGTAAGCGCACTTCTGCCGTCGAGCTTGACCAGGTGATGCGGCAGGGTGACGATACCGCCCAGGCTCATGCTGGCCTGAAAACCCGTCGAGGCGATGCGTCTGGACTCGATGAGTACGACCGGCGTGGCTGGATTAGCGGCGGTACACGTTCCGACATGGTCTCTGGTGCCGTGGATGCGTGGTTGGCAGATTTTGACCGTGGACGCTCCACGCTTCTCGTCGCGTCCACCAACGCGGTGGTCGATGATGCCAACACTCGCATTCAGCGCGAACTTATCGACCGTGGCAAGGTGCAAGCCTCCGCCGGTTGGTTAGCTCGTCTTTTGCGTAAAAACCCGCCACAAGCGCAGCTTGGAGATCATCACACCGCCTATGTTGGTGACACTATTCTGACCCGCCGTAACCAGGTCATGCGGCAGCCTGACGGCAGCGAACACAAGATTCTCAACGGCCAGAAATGGCAGATTGACCGCATTGGGAAAGACGGCTCAATCACCGCCATTAACACTGAAAATGGTCGCGGGATTGTTCTCGATGCCGACTATGTACGCCAGCATTGCCAGCTGGGGTATGCCTCCACGATCCACCGCGCCCAAGGTGTCACGGTCGATACCACTCACGCAGTGGTGGACTCGACTACTGATAGACGCGGACTTTACGTGGCCTTAACCCGAGGACGAGCAGAAAACCACGTTTGGGCAATCACAGATACCAGCATCGATGAAGCCGAAGAAGAAGCACACCTCCACATGGACGGTGATGCTCAAGCGCCGACCGCTCGCGATGTTCTGACACGCGCCGTCCATCGCGACCACGGCCACGTTGCAGCCACCGACATCGCCGAGAATCTTGCAAATCAAGACTCCGACCCACAACGCCAGCGTCAGTTGTATCGCACCGCAGTGCAGGCCCTCGCTGCTGATTACGCAGCAAGTGCCACCGAGCACCTCCTTGACGAACTGCCCATCAACGCCGCCAATCGCATTGACCAGCAGGCAGTCTCTCGCATTCGCACCGCGGCGGGGCGTGCCGCATTACGCGGTGTCGATCTCCGCGACCGTCTCGCACAGGTGTGTCGATACGACGCTACCGAACGTGATCTCGGCGCGGTTATCGCTTCCCGGATTGACCAGCTTCACTCCCCTGGTTCACCGCTAAAGGACACGCATATCCCACCGATGACCCCAACGACCGACATGCAACTACACGCGTTTGCCGTCGAGTTATCCACACAGCTCGAAAACGTCACTGTGACAGAAACGCCCGAAAGGAAAGTGCAGGAAAACAATGATTCTAAACACTCTCGTGAGCAGTTGCGTGAAATGTTCCGCGCCCGCGTGCGCACAGCCGCACAGGAAGCAGCAGCACAGGGACCCGCCCGTCGAGCCGCCGCCCATGAGCACACCAACCAATCCACCATCCCGCAAATCGAGTATGAGACTTCACAGGATAGCGACTTCGAACTTTAA
- a CDS encoding YlbL family protein, with translation MNQTPAPTRPTPPLWRTVFAWGVIPVTLGVGLTVLDHVPGTDISLTVPYASEGPGPTFNTLGEVEGTPVIQIEGTDEDPTSGSLDMTTVSVRTGMTFGQFMYIWLTTGDSIVPIEQIMPPNVSEEEMKEMNKQAFLASESAATVAAMRYLGKPTRVVVFEVVDKSAADGVVKPGDTITSVGGEKVSEPTEVQKLIQKRAPGDTVTIGIERSKEDDKEGALERREVEVTLGKNEKDASKAFLGISMTSEPVGDIRVNYNLNDIGGPSAGMMFSLAVIDKLSPGELNGGKNVAGTGTIAENGDVGPIGGIEHKIVGAKNAGAELFLAPSDNCAAAAKAKSGDMVIAKVSTIADAVKAMEDYAAGRDVITCK, from the coding sequence GTGAATCAGACCCCCGCGCCGACGCGTCCCACCCCGCCGTTGTGGCGGACAGTTTTTGCGTGGGGCGTCATCCCGGTGACGTTGGGGGTCGGGCTGACCGTACTGGACCACGTCCCGGGCACCGATATCTCCCTGACCGTTCCGTACGCGTCCGAAGGGCCTGGGCCAACGTTCAACACGCTCGGCGAGGTCGAGGGCACCCCCGTCATCCAGATTGAGGGCACGGACGAGGACCCCACCAGTGGATCGTTAGATATGACGACGGTGTCGGTGCGCACCGGCATGACGTTTGGCCAGTTCATGTACATCTGGCTGACCACGGGGGATTCGATCGTCCCGATCGAACAGATCATGCCCCCGAACGTCAGTGAGGAGGAGATGAAGGAGATGAACAAGCAAGCCTTCCTCGCCTCCGAATCAGCGGCAACCGTCGCCGCGATGCGCTACCTGGGTAAGCCAACCCGGGTTGTGGTCTTTGAAGTCGTTGATAAGTCCGCTGCTGATGGTGTGGTGAAACCGGGGGACACCATCACCAGCGTCGGGGGAGAAAAAGTCTCTGAGCCCACGGAAGTGCAAAAACTGATCCAAAAACGCGCGCCGGGGGACACAGTCACCATCGGCATTGAGCGCTCAAAGGAGGACGACAAAGAGGGCGCGCTGGAGCGACGCGAGGTTGAGGTCACCCTTGGAAAGAATGAGAAAGATGCGTCCAAGGCGTTTCTAGGTATCAGCATGACCTCTGAGCCCGTGGGGGACATCAGGGTGAATTACAACCTCAATGACATCGGCGGACCCAGCGCCGGGATGATGTTCTCTCTCGCCGTGATCGACAAACTTTCCCCCGGTGAGCTCAACGGGGGCAAAAACGTCGCGGGAACGGGCACGATCGCTGAAAACGGCGACGTCGGACCCATCGGTGGCATCGAGCACAAAATCGTCGGCGCGAAGAACGCGGGTGCGGAACTCTTCCTTGCACCGAGCGACAACTGCGCCGCAGCGGCCAAGGCGAAAAGCGGCGACATGGTGATCGCCAAGGTCAGCACGATCGCTGACGCCGTGAAAGCGATGGAAGATTACGCCGCGGGGCGCGACGTAATCACATGCAAGTAG